The genomic stretch tggggatggaatgcctaccgttgaaaaacttAGGAgggccacttaagttttggatcaagctgatatttatgttttcccttgatCCAGTTCTatctgaccttattaacaggttagacgacaaataaacatcatggtgggccccaggaaggtttcaatagtgagcATCCTTGtcacttggtgtggtccactcaaaacTTCAATCTGCCTCCCTTTTGGGCACGTGCCCTACAATGATCTTTCATAatgggtggatggcgtggataaaatacatacatcacggcaggccccacagatcccttgCCAAGGCCgttcgtctctagctaggtcctagtgAGGTAGTATGCAATTAATGCACCTCCTACTTGCATTGGGACATTTATACAATCTAATTGattaatctagactgtccattaggtcccaCATAGATTTCACTGGACACCATGCATATAACACACCAACATAAATATcctaacaatataatcattagcCTTTAacatgaatggcctagatcatcCACGCAAAAATAGGTCCGAACAACAATTGAGGACCATCAAAGTTTGCTTATGACTCTAaagagacatttttttttttttcaggcgaCCCTAACCATCCAATAcattacataaaaaaaataaaaaaataaaaaataaaaaataaaaaaaaaagaagaaaaagacggCTAGGAAAATAAGGACAAATCCCGGTTGGATTGACTCAGTCAATCATTTTAAGTCTTGGGCGGTAGCCTCTAAATATATTATAAGCTTAATAGACAGTTTGGACTGATCCATTGGACTGTTCTAAGTGGTCAGATGCAAGTATGAGCATTGTAACTTACAATGACACTCGCTTATAAATTATTTCTTTTTTGGTCCATCATATTGTCTATGTCCCATCCAACCCATGTATTAAGTGATCCCCATCATAATGacacaaattttaaaaaatcagactTATGGGATCATTGATCGAGCCACACCATAGAGATACAGTTGTTACGTGagttccattttttttaaaagagaaaggTACCAGCTGTCGTTTTATAGACGTGAAAATTACTTTTATAATGCTCACGCCAAACAATCTTATCTTCGAAAAAGTTGGGGTTATACCAAGATGATCTCAAATTTAGGGCGATTGGCTCATTGGGCCGGCTACACCAGCATACTATGGGTTCACTTGGTATCTTTACTTTAATTTAATAAGAGGTTTTTATATAAGAGATATTCTAataagtgtgtatatatatatatatatatatatatataaaattctagctcttgttttaaataagtttGTTTggtaaaattattatttaaaaaaaaaaactcttatataAAACAAAcgcatatatataataaaatgtctaaatgtGTATTTTTCTAGGGGTAGTTaatgttatttatatatatatatatatatatatatatatatatatatatatatatatatataaacaacttGTAAAACTATGACAATTTTGACGGTTGATTTAGTGGATCTCACCATAGATGGACAACTGTGCCCTGAATGGGAAAAGAATGAATGACTATCTTTCTGTTTTAAAACATTTGGGTTGTCCATTATGCCCaacattggatgtggatcatccatcatatgatgcccacctttgatgtagttTGTCTAGATCATGTCgaccaaaccttcaaagtgggttaTCTATCATGCAAAGCctatcttggatgtggaccatccatcattagGTGCTgacctttgacatggaccatcaACTATGcagtgcccaccttgatattggtCATCcatattgtagggcccaccatcaatgctaattttcctttcatgtggggcCCTTCAATGTCCTCTAGATCTACCCTTCACGTagagcccacatttgatgtgccCATAGTGTGGCCCTAGctacctttgaagtgggttgtccatcatgtgaggcctagTTTTGATGTCCATTATCCATTGTGTGGGGCGCACCTTCTATGTGTTCATCATACGAGACTTTGGATGTGGATTGtttattaggtggggcccacttgatatggacTATCCATCACAAGGGGCCACACTTCAacttgggtcatccatcatgtgaggcccacttcgtccattatgtgggccattcattatgtggggcctgccttcaacatgggttgttcatcatgtgagcccacctttgatgtcaaccatccatcatgtggacccaccttccatgtccaccatccatcatgtgcgttccacctttgatgtggatggtccatcatgatgggccacactttgatgtgggccatccatcatgtggggcccacctttgatgtgaaccatgcattatgtttccaccttgatgtagaccattcatcatgtggggcaccgccttcaatatgggtcattcatcatgcgtGTTCcctttgatgtccatcatccatcatgtgggtcccacttttgttgtggaccatccatcatgtggggctcacttgatgtggATAATACAAGCAGGGCCatattttgatgtgggccatccatcatgtgggacccaccattgctataaaccatgcattatgtgggctcaccttgatgtggaccattcattatgtggggcccaaccttcaatatggggcATTCATGATgtgagcctacctttgatgtcaaccttccatcatgtgatcCCACCTTCGATGTCCTCCATCCATCACGcaagtcccacctttgatgtggaccattcatcaggtggggcctggttgatgtggatcatccatcatattaggccaaactttgatgtgggccatccatcatgtaaggcccaTTTTTTATGTAACCATGCATTATGTGTGTAACAAACCAAGATTTCGACTCTCGTGGACAACATGAAAAACCGAATTTCAAGATAATAATTTGtatataacaaattttaattacTCCACATGTTCCTTACAATCATATAGTTTCCTCTTTTCATGCCACATCTCTAAAATTCCATAACATAAATCACATGGGTTTCTATAATTCCACAACATAAACCACAAGCGATGAGAGGCTTCCTTGTGACGTAGCATTCAAATACATAAGCTTGTCATCACACGATCACATATCGTACCATGTCCATCATCATAGCATATTCATCATAGATTTTCCATGTTAAACACAATCAAATCACTCATAAACAACCCAACAAATAGGCCAATCTATATTACAACATATAGGGTCCATATGGGCTAACCCAGTGGGTGCACCTTATAGACTCAGCGAGTTAGCTCATGAGATCTATCATCATAGGATATCCATTTAAGCAACATACACTCACACGCTACCCTAGATGTGTTTCCAACATCAATTCCACATAGTTTATGAGCTTTACatcatgtagtttttttttttcaagaccatttcatgtttgtattttttttttcacctcAAGGGATCATGTATATATTCCAAGAAAAAAACCGGGAGGGCATCACAAAAGGGGGCCCCTCCCAGCCTGTACACATTCGGGATCTCCTGATAAAAGCGAGGAGGAACCTATTGTAAAACTAataaccaaaaaagaaagagaaaccaTGGAATCTGACGCCACCGCCGGGCGAGCACCGGGACACACCTCCCCTAAGCCTTCACCGCACCTAACCCCAGCTTATCAAGGAAGATCTGCCCTCTGACCACCCATGGGAGATTCGACCTGGCTAAGAAGGTAGCTGAAAGCTGCAAGGAGCTACCCAACCTAGTCAAGGCATCCACCGGCCCATTTCCTTCCCTGTGCGTATGCTGAACTCTGACTTGGCCCAAAGCTATCAGACCCTTGATCCTCTTACACCAATTTTGCCACTTCCATCCAATTGAGGACTTCCCAATGAGTGCGTTCACAACCTGGAGGGAGTCCGATTCTATAATAATCTTAGCCAAACCCCTTTTGAGGCAATGTAATAACCCGTCGTGGACAGCTCTGACTTTTGCCCCAGTGTTCGACAACACCCCATAACCCGCAgcgaacccaaaaataaaatcacccCGATCATTTCTGCATATGCCTCCTCCTCCCGCCTTCCCTGGGTTGCCCATCGAAGACCCATCCACGTTTAGCTTGAACCATGAAGCCGGGGGTTTGAGCCATACTACAAGTTGGGCTCTCCTCGAAGGACACGTAGGCGCTGTGATCCCTAGACCGGCAAGGACCCGACTTTGAGCCCATGAGCTGGACCGAGAAGGGGCCCGAGAATTGACGATTGCATGGACCCACCCTTTAACACGCGAGGCTTGCATTTACTGAGAAGGATGCGAACCCTCAAATTTTGCTTCATTTCTACCTCTCCAAATCTCCCAAAGAATGATACATGGAATCAGTTTATTAAGGACCCCACCCTAGCCCCCAAGATTTGGCCCGTTCCACCAGTGTCGCAGCCTGTCTTCTATTGAGCTGGTCGTCATCAAGTTTCTGCTAAAAATATCCACAAAATGTGAGCAAATCGCTGTGGCCCTATCGCTAAGAAGGAAAAGATGGGGAGATGTTTCACATCCTGGGACCCGACCCGCAGCCCTGTCACAGTAGACACATTGCGACGCCAATGAGACCCCTTGGGCCTGCACAACACTTTCGACCGGGATCACCCCTTGGATGCACCTCCAAGTGAGAAGCGAGATTTTGGGAGGCAAGAGGGTATGCCACATTTGCTTCGCCCAAAAGACACGGGGCCTGGACCGACGGCTGGAATCCCAAGTTGTTTTAACAGAGAACTGGCCGTCAGGGAAGAAAGGCCAGATTGGCGACACTGGCTCTTTAGACGTACAGAACCCTTtatgaaaaatgaagttgatggtTTCCTGCGAGAGGAAGGAGGGCACCGCTGAAGGCGGGAGAGGCCTAGCATTGCCTAGAAAATCGCGAATCTGTATACCCTGCAATGTCGCGGGGATGGGGGCCGTGACTCTACTCTCCAGAGGGCCTAGCCCCGTCCAATTGGTCTTCCAAAGACACCGATCTCCTCTCCCAACCTGCCAAATCACCTGAGATTCCGTGTAAGGAAAAAGCTCACGAATTTTTCTCCATACAGGGGAGGCCGCAGTCATCCCACGACCTGTGCCACCATCATCCGCTAAGTCTCTACCATATGTCGTGG from Magnolia sinica isolate HGM2019 chromosome 17, MsV1, whole genome shotgun sequence encodes the following:
- the LOC131230428 gene encoding uncharacterized protein LOC131230428, encoding MGNPGKAGGGGICRNDRGDFIFGFAAGYGVLSNTGAKVRAVHDGLLHCLKRGLAKIIIESDSLQVVNALIGKSSIGWKWQNWCKRIKGLIALGQVRVQHTHREGNGPVDALTRLGSSLQLSATFLARSNLPWVVRGQIFLDKLGLGAVKA
- the LOC131230429 gene encoding uncharacterized protein LOC131230429; this translates as MESMQYLGVPVGAGRKKSADFQRLLDKVDCKIRGWQSRCLTQVGRVVLLQNVVSSIPLHMLAAASVPSAVLKALESSLWGSFMATTYGRDLADDGGTGRGMTAASPVWRKIRELFPYTESQVIWQVGRGDRCLWKTNWTGLGPLESRVTAPIPATLQGIQIRDFLGNARPLPPSAVPSFLSQETINFIFHKGFCTSKEPVSPIWPFFPDGQFSVKTTWDSSRRSRPRVFWAKQMWHTLLPPKISLLTWRCIQGVIPVESVVQAQGVSLASQCVYCDRAAGRVPGCETSPHLFLLSDRATAICSHFVDIFSRNLMTTSSIEDRLRHWWNGPNLGG